The bacterium HR11 genome includes a region encoding these proteins:
- the ade_2 gene encoding Adenine deaminase, which yields MGLWVLRRVRLGQPDGSVSDVESDVAVEAGRIAWVRPAASEFPEGAVVYDGRGRVLLPGFIDMHVHLARYREFLPDMLRWGITGLREAGSPFPAVQALRAIPEAERSAVSSAGPLVDGDPPRWPALSVVVRSVEDVRAVVRQHRDAGVEWVKAYHRLPPELLAALIREAHGQGLRVMGHLGQVPWRTVLAWGIDSLEHVRLGTVDGLIPRRFAAEVDATPWPMKDFRFWAFVNLQSDRLRRLLDEMARRGVLWTPTLTVLAVALVRQTPGERFMPRWLRERWQARSYRFQDPSVQKQARSVWPRILRLVAMAHRAGVRVVVGTDTPNVHTPPGWSFHWELRWLERAGIPLRDVVRMACWRPYEALGWPTPLQVGSPADFVLLGTTGLRSVRDLRRIRRVVRAGRTVFLRPWTMDHGLAWASGMASSGDTRWGPGRGSFGGAGRRGPHSCPSSGSLRAEDLH from the coding sequence ATGGGTCTGTGGGTCCTCCGACGCGTCCGATTGGGACAGCCCGACGGCTCGGTGTCGGACGTCGAATCCGACGTGGCCGTCGAGGCTGGCCGCATCGCCTGGGTTCGGCCGGCGGCATCGGAATTCCCTGAAGGTGCCGTCGTCTACGACGGTCGGGGGCGGGTCCTCCTGCCCGGATTCATCGACATGCACGTGCACCTGGCCCGTTACCGGGAGTTCCTGCCGGACATGCTCCGGTGGGGCATCACGGGCCTGCGGGAAGCGGGAAGCCCCTTTCCGGCCGTGCAGGCGCTTCGGGCGATCCCGGAAGCCGAACGGTCGGCCGTCTCGTCGGCGGGCCCCCTCGTCGACGGGGACCCGCCCCGATGGCCGGCCCTCAGCGTCGTCGTCCGGAGCGTCGAGGACGTCCGGGCCGTCGTCCGCCAACATCGAGACGCCGGCGTCGAATGGGTCAAGGCGTATCACCGCCTGCCGCCCGAGCTCCTGGCGGCCTTGATCCGGGAAGCCCACGGCCAGGGCCTCCGTGTGATGGGCCACCTCGGCCAGGTCCCCTGGCGGACGGTCCTCGCCTGGGGCATCGACAGCCTCGAACATGTCCGTCTCGGGACAGTCGACGGCCTCATCCCCCGACGGTTCGCCGCCGAGGTGGACGCCACGCCGTGGCCGATGAAGGACTTCCGGTTCTGGGCCTTCGTGAATCTCCAGAGCGACCGCCTCCGGCGACTCCTCGACGAGATGGCCCGCCGGGGCGTCCTCTGGACGCCGACGCTGACGGTCTTGGCCGTGGCCCTCGTCCGCCAGACGCCGGGCGAGCGGTTCATGCCCCGATGGCTTCGAGAGCGTTGGCAGGCCAGGTCCTATCGGTTCCAAGACCCAAGCGTCCAGAAGCAAGCCCGGTCCGTCTGGCCCCGCATCCTGCGGCTGGTCGCCATGGCCCATCGGGCCGGCGTCCGGGTCGTCGTCGGGACCGACACGCCGAACGTGCATACGCCGCCCGGCTGGAGCTTCCACTGGGAGCTTCGCTGGCTCGAACGGGCCGGTATCCCCCTCCGGGACGTCGTCCGGATGGCCTGCTGGCGCCCCTACGAAGCCCTCGGCTGGCCGACGCCCCTCCAGGTCGGGAGTCCGGCCGACTTCGTCCTTTTAGGCACGACGGGGCTTCGGTCCGTCCGGGACCTCCGCCGCATCCGTCGGGTCGTCCGGGCCGGCCGGACGGTCTTCCTCAGACCATGGACCATGGACCATGGACTGGCCTGGGCAAGCGGAATGGCCTCGTCGGGAGACACGAGGTGGGGACCTGGAAGGGGCTCTTTCGGAGGGGCGGGGCGTCGAGGACCGCATTCATGCCCATCTTCAGGCTCCCTCCGCGCTGAAGACCTTCATTAG
- the daip gene encoding Dispase autolysis-inducing protein, whose product MRFMPGLRRSFLWGCFLLGLGALLSPLGWPQKPSVPTIDASLFENLTWRNIGPGIMGGRLTDIEGVPGNPDIVYVASASGGLWKTTNGGITWTPIFDRQGTISIGDIALEPGNPDVIWVGTGEDNPRNSVSFGDGVYKSTDGGKTWQPMGLRDTERISRIIVHPTNPNVVYVAAIGHAFGPNPERGVFMTTDGGKTWQKVLYTDDRHGASDLEMDPSNPNVLYAGLWHFERKPWKFESGDEAGGVYKSVDGGRTWKKLTNGLPKLMGRIGIKVAPSRPNVVYVIVEAREGSLYRSDDRGETFRLVYKDPNIVNRGFYYTEIRVDPADENRVYAMSLGLFVSIDGGKTFRRIARSAHGDFHTLWIDPKDPSRLWVGDDGGLFVSHDRGETWEYVNTIPLGQFYQVAYDFREPFYYVCGGLQDNGTWCGPSRTRHFSVIPNDFWYLVSYGDGFHVAIHPKNPDLYLTEFQGGGILRTELSKARQQDASPQPKRNDGGPVGELTYRFNWNAPIVPSPHDPDTVYFGANVLFQSTDFGRTWRAISPDLTTNDPEKQKTAGGPVFPENTTAEYHCTITTVGESPVQKGVLWVGTDDGNVQVSPDGGQTWANVVQNIKGLPPNSPVSHVEPSRTGAGTAYVTFDRHMFDDFRPYVFKTTDFGRTWTNITGNLPEKGYVHVLREDPRNPNVLYVGTELGIFVSFTGGRQWVPLRMKNLPTVAVHDIQVHPRDNDLIIGTHGRGIWILDDITFLQALPTADLQKTAHLFPLRPALLFDTLRTRVTLGDKPFRAENPPYGALITYYLREKPDEKVEVKIQILDSSGKVIRELKKPPREKGLNRTNWDLRYEPPRPRREAEEDETTFFGAPRGPRVLPGTYTVKLIVGSEAWTQPVEVRLDPTLDVSAADLQTAHDTALRLRDMMSGINDALRALDSVEAQVKQLQSALRTVTDKVPDEVTKALADALQEVETRRKELVRDTSLAYGYGPKLFEHVRSLFSGIDSVLAAPTPYQMAFFRQLQAEYKAQVGKVYESLRDVAQQVNGLLQKHGLGGGLLVGKPPQE is encoded by the coding sequence ATGCGTTTCATGCCAGGACTTCGGCGGTCGTTCTTATGGGGGTGCTTCCTGCTCGGCCTCGGGGCTCTTCTAAGTCCTCTCGGCTGGCCCCAGAAGCCGTCTGTCCCGACGATCGACGCTTCACTGTTTGAAAACCTGACATGGCGGAATATCGGCCCGGGCATCATGGGCGGGCGTTTGACGGACATCGAGGGCGTCCCGGGGAATCCCGACATCGTGTACGTGGCCTCGGCCTCCGGGGGCCTCTGGAAGACGACCAACGGGGGGATCACGTGGACGCCCATCTTTGACCGGCAGGGGACGATCTCGATCGGGGACATCGCCCTCGAGCCGGGGAACCCCGACGTCATCTGGGTCGGGACCGGGGAGGACAACCCCCGGAACAGCGTGTCCTTCGGGGACGGCGTCTACAAGTCGACGGACGGCGGGAAAACCTGGCAACCCATGGGCCTGCGGGACACGGAGCGCATCTCTCGGATCATCGTCCATCCGACGAATCCCAACGTCGTTTACGTGGCGGCCATCGGTCACGCTTTCGGGCCGAATCCCGAGCGGGGCGTCTTCATGACGACCGACGGCGGGAAGACTTGGCAGAAGGTCCTCTACACGGACGACCGCCACGGGGCGTCGGACCTGGAGATGGACCCCTCGAATCCCAACGTCTTGTATGCGGGCCTGTGGCACTTCGAGCGGAAGCCCTGGAAGTTTGAGAGCGGTGACGAGGCCGGCGGCGTCTACAAGTCCGTCGACGGCGGCCGCACGTGGAAGAAGCTGACGAACGGCCTTCCCAAGCTGATGGGCCGGATCGGCATCAAGGTCGCCCCGAGCCGACCGAACGTCGTGTACGTCATCGTCGAGGCTCGGGAGGGCTCGCTCTACCGGTCGGACGACCGGGGCGAGACGTTCCGGCTCGTGTATAAGGACCCCAACATCGTGAACCGGGGCTTCTACTATACGGAGATTCGGGTCGACCCGGCCGACGAAAACCGGGTCTACGCCATGTCTCTGGGCCTCTTCGTGTCCATCGACGGGGGCAAGACCTTCCGGCGGATCGCCCGCTCGGCCCACGGGGACTTCCACACGCTGTGGATCGACCCCAAGGACCCGAGCCGCCTGTGGGTCGGCGACGACGGCGGCCTCTTTGTGTCCCACGACCGGGGCGAGACCTGGGAGTACGTCAATACGATCCCCCTCGGCCAGTTCTATCAGGTCGCCTACGACTTCCGGGAGCCCTTCTACTACGTGTGCGGCGGCCTCCAGGACAACGGGACCTGGTGCGGGCCGAGCCGGACCCGGCACTTCTCCGTCATCCCCAACGACTTCTGGTACCTCGTCAGCTACGGGGACGGCTTCCACGTCGCGATTCATCCCAAGAATCCGGACCTCTATCTGACCGAGTTCCAGGGCGGCGGGATTTTGCGAACCGAACTGTCCAAGGCTCGCCAGCAGGACGCGAGCCCCCAGCCGAAACGCAACGACGGCGGCCCCGTCGGGGAGCTGACGTACCGCTTCAACTGGAACGCCCCCATCGTCCCGTCGCCCCACGACCCCGATACGGTCTACTTCGGGGCCAACGTCCTGTTTCAGTCGACCGACTTTGGCCGGACCTGGCGGGCCATCAGCCCGGACCTGACGACGAACGACCCCGAAAAGCAGAAGACGGCCGGCGGCCCCGTCTTCCCTGAGAATACGACGGCCGAGTACCACTGCACGATCACGACCGTCGGGGAGTCGCCCGTCCAGAAGGGCGTCCTCTGGGTCGGGACCGACGACGGTAACGTCCAGGTGTCGCCCGACGGCGGCCAGACCTGGGCCAACGTCGTCCAAAACATCAAGGGCCTGCCCCCAAATTCGCCCGTCTCCCACGTGGAACCTTCCCGGACCGGCGCCGGCACGGCCTACGTGACCTTCGACCGCCACATGTTCGACGACTTCCGGCCCTACGTCTTCAAGACGACCGATTTCGGCCGGACCTGGACGAACATCACGGGGAATCTCCCCGAGAAAGGCTACGTCCACGTCCTCCGAGAAGACCCCAGAAACCCGAACGTCCTGTACGTCGGGACCGAGCTGGGCATCTTCGTGTCCTTCACCGGCGGCCGTCAGTGGGTCCCCCTCCGGATGAAGAACCTCCCGACGGTCGCCGTTCACGACATCCAGGTCCACCCCCGGGACAACGACCTGATCATCGGGACGCATGGCCGGGGGATTTGGATCCTGGACGACATCACGTTCCTCCAGGCGCTTCCGACGGCCGACCTCCAAAAGACGGCCCACCTGTTCCCCCTGCGGCCGGCGCTTCTGTTCGATACCCTCCGGACCCGGGTCACCCTCGGGGACAAACCGTTCCGGGCTGAAAATCCGCCTTACGGGGCGCTGATCACGTATTACCTGCGGGAGAAGCCCGACGAGAAGGTCGAGGTCAAAATTCAAATCTTGGACTCAAGCGGAAAAGTCATTCGGGAATTGAAGAAGCCGCCCCGTGAGAAGGGCCTGAACCGGACGAATTGGGACCTGCGATATGAACCGCCCCGGCCGCGGCGGGAGGCGGAGGAAGACGAGACTACTTTCTTCGGCGCCCCTCGGGGACCTCGAGTCCTGCCGGGGACTTACACGGTCAAGCTCATCGTCGGGTCGGAGGCATGGACCCAGCCCGTGGAGGTTCGGCTCGACCCCACCCTCGACGTTTCGGCCGCGGACCTCCAGACGGCCCACGATACGGCCCTGCGGCTCCGGGACATGATGTCCGGAATCAACGACGCCCTCCGGGCCCTGGACAGCGTCGAGGCCCAGGTCAAACAGCTCCAAAGCGCCCTCCGGACGGTCACCGACAAGGTGCCCGACGAGGTCACGAAGGCCCTCGCGGACGCCCTCCAAGAGGTCGAGACGCGTCGCAAGGAGCTCGTCCGGGATACGTCGCTCGCTTACGGCTACGGACCCAAGCTCTTCGAGCATGTGCGGTCGCTCTTCTCAGGTATCGACTCGGTCCTGGCCGCCCCGACGCCCTACCAGATGGCGTTCTTCCGGCAACTGCAGGCCGAGTATAAGGCCCAGGTCGGAAAGGTCTATGAGTCCCTGCGGGATGTAGCCCAGCAGGTTAATGGCCTCCTGCAGAAGCACGGCCTCGGCGGCGGCCTCCTCGTCGGCAAGCCCCCGCAGGAGTGA
- the polB gene encoding DNA polymerase II gives MERLRFWLLDLNYEVRSGRPEMWLWGVTEDGPRVLLIDDRRWPRFYLLPREDADVEGLQVQVTAQGQRLKDFVAARVAERRWQGRPRRVIEVQTRAVDAAAMGRLAQAFRKIPGIETALEDDIRWSVQYLLDCQLTPSTWWACLFEPMEGLDRPAAEAGLRVGRVVAEDPALVDETLPPPDLRFVAWGMLPWQAEGIMLPERDPVVIIGLYDGQTCYVLTGEERSLLEQFLAIWSRLQPDVVFGYGVNRWDWPYLLERFHRHGLALAVGRDGSEPHPSLYGHISITGRANVDVLDFATEISEVKLETLERVARYLGLATDFEEWDDWTWAQRWKQDPAAARAWFERRLQTLWQVSQEFWHYAVELSRLTGIPLDQVGPAAAGFRVEHFLLREARRAGELAPKRREQPYVPYVGGYVLEPRLGIHENVAVLDFKSMYPTLMLLYNISPDTYVPPSEKVSADEVFQAPTTGHRFRKHPDGVYRTVLRRLLEARQAIKERRRRLPPDGPHARLLAAQEKAVKVITNAVYGYAGWPGARWYARPVAEAAADWGRWTIRQAIEWAGELGLTVIYGDTDSLFVVHEPDRIRALIDRIRSRLQMDIELERVYRRILFTEAKKRYAGLTEAGTLDIVGLEVVRGDWAPVAQEIQEAVLTAVLRDRDVDRAVGIVRSAVQDLRAGRMDWRKLVIWKTLTKRPDEYKANTPHVAAAQVLLERGHRLTAGNKVGYVVLRGTGPLYRRVAPYPFVPVDRIDVEYYVQNQVIPAAGRILNVLGVPESRLLP, from the coding sequence ATGGAACGGCTACGCTTCTGGCTCCTGGACCTCAACTATGAAGTCCGGTCCGGACGCCCCGAGATGTGGCTGTGGGGCGTGACGGAAGACGGCCCGCGGGTCCTGCTGATCGATGACCGGCGGTGGCCCCGCTTTTACCTGCTCCCCCGAGAGGATGCCGACGTCGAGGGCCTGCAGGTCCAGGTCACGGCCCAGGGGCAACGTCTGAAAGACTTCGTCGCCGCCCGGGTCGCCGAACGCCGTTGGCAGGGTCGGCCCCGACGGGTCATCGAGGTCCAGACCCGGGCCGTCGATGCGGCCGCCATGGGACGGCTCGCCCAGGCGTTTCGCAAGATCCCCGGCATCGAGACGGCCCTGGAGGACGACATCCGGTGGTCCGTCCAGTACCTCCTGGACTGTCAGCTGACCCCCTCCACTTGGTGGGCCTGCCTGTTCGAACCGATGGAAGGACTCGACCGACCGGCGGCCGAAGCGGGTCTTCGGGTCGGTCGGGTCGTGGCCGAGGACCCGGCCCTCGTCGACGAGACGCTCCCACCGCCGGACCTGCGCTTCGTCGCCTGGGGCATGCTCCCTTGGCAGGCCGAGGGCATCATGCTCCCCGAGCGGGACCCCGTCGTCATCATCGGTCTGTACGACGGTCAGACGTGCTACGTGCTGACCGGTGAGGAACGAAGCCTGCTCGAGCAGTTTCTGGCCATTTGGTCCCGCCTCCAGCCGGACGTCGTCTTCGGATACGGCGTCAACCGGTGGGACTGGCCATACCTGCTGGAACGCTTCCACCGCCACGGCCTTGCCCTGGCCGTCGGCCGGGACGGGTCCGAGCCTCATCCGAGCCTCTACGGCCACATCTCCATCACGGGCCGGGCCAACGTGGACGTCTTGGACTTCGCGACCGAAATCTCGGAAGTGAAGCTCGAGACGCTCGAACGGGTCGCCCGTTACCTGGGACTGGCGACCGACTTCGAGGAATGGGACGACTGGACGTGGGCGCAACGCTGGAAGCAGGACCCGGCGGCGGCCCGGGCGTGGTTCGAACGACGGCTTCAGACGCTATGGCAGGTGAGCCAGGAATTCTGGCATTACGCCGTCGAGCTGTCTCGCCTGACGGGCATTCCCCTCGATCAGGTCGGACCGGCGGCGGCCGGCTTTCGGGTCGAGCACTTCCTCCTCCGGGAGGCTCGCCGGGCGGGCGAGTTGGCCCCCAAGCGACGGGAACAGCCCTACGTGCCTTACGTCGGAGGGTACGTCTTGGAACCTCGCTTAGGCATCCACGAGAACGTCGCCGTCCTGGACTTTAAGTCCATGTACCCGACCCTCATGCTCCTTTACAACATCTCTCCCGATACGTATGTCCCGCCGTCGGAGAAAGTCTCGGCCGACGAGGTCTTCCAGGCCCCGACGACGGGCCACCGCTTCCGGAAACACCCCGACGGCGTGTACCGGACCGTCCTGCGACGGCTCTTGGAGGCCCGACAGGCCATTAAAGAGCGACGCCGGCGCCTGCCGCCGGACGGCCCCCATGCCCGTCTCTTAGCGGCCCAGGAGAAAGCCGTCAAGGTCATCACGAATGCCGTCTACGGCTACGCCGGTTGGCCGGGTGCCCGCTGGTACGCCCGGCCCGTCGCCGAGGCGGCCGCCGATTGGGGCCGCTGGACGATCCGGCAGGCCATCGAATGGGCCGGCGAACTGGGCCTGACCGTCATTTACGGCGACACGGACTCCCTCTTCGTCGTCCACGAGCCCGACCGGATTCGGGCCCTCATCGACCGCATCCGAAGCCGTCTCCAGATGGACATCGAGCTTGAGCGGGTGTACCGGCGGATCCTGTTCACCGAGGCCAAAAAGCGCTACGCCGGCCTGACCGAGGCCGGGACGCTCGACATCGTCGGCCTGGAAGTCGTACGCGGCGACTGGGCCCCCGTGGCCCAAGAAATCCAGGAAGCCGTCCTGACGGCCGTCCTCCGGGACCGGGACGTCGACCGGGCCGTCGGCATCGTGCGGTCGGCCGTCCAGGACCTCCGGGCCGGCCGGATGGACTGGCGGAAGCTCGTGATCTGGAAGACCCTGACGAAGCGTCCCGACGAGTACAAGGCCAACACGCCCCACGTCGCCGCCGCTCAAGTCCTCCTCGAGCGGGGCCATCGCCTGACGGCCGGCAACAAGGTCGGCTACGTCGTCCTGCGGGGGACGGGGCCCCTGTACCGTCGAGTGGCGCCCTATCCCTTCGTCCCGGTCGACCGTATCGACGTCGAGTACTACGTCCAGAATCAGGTCATCCCGGCGGCCGGCCGCATCCTGAACGTCCTGGGCGTCCCCGAGTCTCGGCTTTTGCCGTAG
- the glyQ gene encoding Glycine--tRNA ligase alpha subunit has product MLTFQDVIHRLRTFWADQGCVIQEPYDLEVGAGTLHPETFFRVLGPQPWRVAYVQPSRRPADGRYGENPNRLFKHYQFQVILKPAPADVQDIYLRSLEALGLDVAAHDIRFEEDDWEAPTLGAWGIGWQVLCDGLEITQFTYFQQAGGLDLTVIPVEITYGLERIAAMLNGLDDVYAVPWSRDMTYRDVRWQEEYQWSRYAFEEADVERHLRWFEDFEQEGYRALERGLWLVAYDYCLKLSHLFNVLDARGAISVSERARRIQRVRALAVRIAQAYVDHGPRTTDHRPWTTDHGP; this is encoded by the coding sequence ATGCTGACCTTTCAAGACGTCATCCACCGCCTGCGAACGTTTTGGGCCGACCAGGGGTGCGTCATTCAGGAACCCTACGACTTAGAAGTCGGCGCCGGGACGCTCCATCCGGAGACCTTCTTTCGGGTCCTCGGCCCCCAGCCCTGGCGGGTCGCCTATGTTCAGCCCTCCCGTCGGCCGGCCGACGGCCGCTACGGCGAAAACCCGAACCGCCTGTTCAAGCACTATCAGTTCCAGGTCATCCTGAAGCCGGCCCCGGCCGACGTCCAGGACATCTACCTCCGGAGCCTGGAGGCCCTCGGCCTGGACGTCGCCGCCCACGACATTCGTTTTGAAGAGGACGACTGGGAGGCCCCGACGCTCGGGGCCTGGGGCATCGGCTGGCAGGTTCTCTGCGACGGCCTGGAGATCACGCAGTTCACCTACTTTCAGCAGGCGGGCGGCCTGGACCTGACGGTCATCCCCGTCGAGATCACCTATGGCCTCGAACGGATCGCGGCCATGCTGAACGGCCTGGACGACGTCTACGCCGTCCCGTGGTCCCGGGACATGACCTACCGGGACGTCCGTTGGCAAGAAGAGTACCAGTGGTCCCGCTATGCCTTCGAGGAGGCCGACGTCGAGCGGCACCTCCGGTGGTTCGAGGACTTTGAGCAGGAGGGCTATCGGGCCCTCGAGCGGGGCCTCTGGCTCGTCGCCTACGACTACTGCCTGAAGCTGTCCCACCTGTTCAACGTCCTGGACGCCCGGGGGGCCATCAGCGTGTCCGAACGGGCCCGGCGGATCCAGCGGGTCCGGGCCCTGGCCGTCCGGATCGCCCAGGCGTACGTGGACCATGGACCACGGACCACAGACCACAGACCATGGACCACGGACCATGGACCATAG
- the cheW_1 gene encoding Chemotaxis protein CheW encodes MAAAAPWPLLEVPEYVFLAFRVGALTMAQPIERLREVLRYRPAQPVPNAPPFIEGLIEVRGELIPILDLRKRFGFAADVTRRTRIVVTWVQQYPVGLVADEAHALLRVALHQIQPVPPLPDTALADLIVGALLDGDQIVLLPDLDLLLQPHERQLWVEFQPATEASPPSAESVDRPA; translated from the coding sequence ATGGCCGCGGCGGCTCCTTGGCCCCTCCTGGAAGTGCCCGAGTACGTCTTTCTGGCCTTTCGGGTCGGCGCCCTGACGATGGCTCAGCCGATCGAACGCCTACGAGAAGTCCTGCGGTACCGACCGGCCCAGCCCGTGCCGAACGCCCCGCCCTTCATCGAGGGCCTGATCGAAGTACGGGGCGAGCTGATCCCCATTTTGGACCTTCGCAAGCGCTTCGGCTTCGCGGCGGACGTGACGCGCCGGACCCGCATCGTCGTGACGTGGGTCCAGCAGTACCCCGTCGGCCTGGTCGCCGACGAGGCGCATGCCTTGCTGCGGGTCGCCCTCCATCAAATCCAGCCGGTCCCGCCTCTACCGGATACGGCGCTGGCCGACCTCATCGTCGGAGCGCTCCTGGACGGCGATCAGATCGTCCTCCTGCCGGACCTGGACCTCCTGCTCCAGCCCCACGAACGCCAGTTGTGGGTCGAATTCCAGCCGGCGACGGAGGCGTCACCCCCGTCGGCTGAATCGGTCGACCGGCCGGCCTGA
- the kdsA gene encoding 2-dehydro-3-deoxyphosphooctonate aldolase, with translation MSSLWSSLRDERVPFFLLAGPCVIESLEHCLFMAEAVADVARRLGIPYVFKASFDKANRTSIRSFRGPGLREGLAVLAEVKRRVGVPIVTDIHEAWQAEPAAEVADVLQIPAFLCRQTDLIVAAARTGRVVNLKKGQFMAPEDMLHAVEKVRSTGNEQVMVTERGTTFGYHDLVVDFRSLVVLRRAGVVTVYDATHSLQRPAGAGDRSGGLRDLIAPLARAAVAVGIDGLFMEVHDRPEQALSDAATQFPLDRLAGLLSDLVRIAQVRSTVSVP, from the coding sequence ATGTCGTCCCTCTGGTCCAGTCTGCGGGATGAGCGGGTCCCGTTCTTTCTCCTGGCCGGCCCGTGCGTCATCGAGTCGCTGGAGCACTGTTTGTTCATGGCCGAGGCCGTCGCCGACGTGGCCCGCCGGTTGGGGATCCCCTATGTCTTTAAGGCCTCCTTCGACAAGGCGAATCGGACGTCGATTCGGTCCTTTCGGGGGCCGGGCCTGCGGGAGGGCTTGGCCGTCTTGGCCGAGGTCAAGCGGCGGGTCGGCGTGCCCATCGTGACGGACATCCATGAGGCCTGGCAGGCCGAGCCGGCCGCCGAGGTCGCCGACGTCCTGCAGATTCCGGCCTTCCTGTGCCGACAGACGGACCTCATCGTGGCGGCCGCCCGGACGGGCCGGGTCGTCAACCTCAAGAAGGGACAGTTCATGGCCCCCGAGGACATGCTCCATGCCGTCGAGAAGGTCCGCTCGACGGGGAACGAACAGGTGATGGTCACCGAACGGGGGACGACCTTTGGGTACCACGACCTCGTCGTGGACTTCCGGAGCCTCGTGGTTTTACGGCGGGCCGGGGTCGTGACGGTCTACGATGCGACCCACAGCCTGCAACGCCCGGCCGGAGCCGGCGACCGCTCGGGCGGCCTGCGGGACCTGATCGCCCCCCTGGCCCGGGCGGCCGTGGCCGTCGGCATCGACGGCCTCTTCATGGAGGTCCACGACCGGCCTGAGCAGGCCCTGTCGGACGCCGCCACCCAATTCCCCCTGGACCGACTGGCGGGCCTGCTGAGCGACCTGGTCCGCATCGCCCAGGTCCGCTCGACCGTCTCGGTCCCGTGA
- the bepA_5 gene encoding Beta-barrel assembly-enhancing protease — protein MKKGLPSSGRLADYPVVTLLGLVYQRQDTGSLRLIWNSLEKIFWVRSGHVVAAASDLEGEHLLDFLLPDFKEAIVSRYDLWRELPLPAVMEQCLSVAGIPTEKIQAALEASIYLNLGSALSWYSAEFTWTPADPPDFPCAVRLPIPTLLWKVLQGVRDVETLWKQVHSPAGVIRLSPDFLTEAQGLGLTPQDAYFVQLLDGRAHWDHAVQVSGLSPTRAVQIACLAIACGWAESSPTPDAGREPPRASPTPAPSPAQAALLQAALYRQKVLNFYKNLSRLSPQQILMVTPQTTRSELEANYRRLLEEYDPDRCRRDPTLQDLHTMVVAIQDAVRQAYEQVVPTVPEEATPPPTHAPSPASTPPEGLDPRTLRYWKLKDQATGEAPSSRPGPAGTPPPRSVPKTPQEIARFLRLQALDYIRAGDNWQAARALENAIRLQPNDAELYFLLGTVYEKHPRLHARAAQAYTKAVELEPDNVQYMFHLAVLLYQNGQFLRAARYLERLATLDPLNVRAHELLADVRRRLARGQGEDEA, from the coding sequence TTGAAAAAGGGGCTTCCCAGCTCGGGCCGCCTGGCGGACTATCCGGTCGTCACCCTGTTGGGCCTGGTCTATCAACGGCAAGACACGGGGAGCCTGCGCCTGATATGGAACAGCCTGGAGAAGATCTTCTGGGTCCGGTCTGGCCACGTCGTCGCCGCCGCGTCGGACTTGGAGGGCGAACACCTGCTGGACTTTCTGCTCCCGGACTTCAAGGAGGCGATCGTCTCGCGGTACGACCTGTGGCGGGAACTGCCCCTGCCGGCCGTCATGGAACAATGCCTCTCGGTCGCCGGCATCCCAACCGAGAAGATCCAGGCGGCTTTGGAGGCCTCTATCTACCTGAATCTGGGAAGCGCCCTCTCCTGGTACAGTGCTGAATTCACTTGGACGCCGGCCGACCCGCCGGACTTCCCGTGTGCCGTCCGGCTACCGATCCCGACCTTGCTGTGGAAGGTCCTTCAGGGCGTGCGGGACGTCGAGACCCTCTGGAAGCAGGTCCATTCGCCCGCAGGCGTGATCCGCCTGAGTCCCGACTTTCTAACCGAGGCCCAGGGCCTGGGCCTGACCCCTCAAGACGCTTACTTCGTCCAACTCCTGGACGGTCGGGCCCACTGGGACCACGCCGTGCAGGTCAGCGGCCTCTCGCCGACCCGGGCCGTTCAGATCGCCTGCCTGGCCATCGCCTGCGGATGGGCCGAATCCTCGCCGACGCCCGACGCCGGTCGGGAACCTCCCCGGGCCTCGCCGACGCCGGCGCCGTCGCCGGCCCAGGCGGCCCTCCTGCAGGCGGCCTTGTACCGGCAGAAGGTCTTGAACTTTTACAAGAACTTATCCCGACTTTCTCCTCAGCAGATTCTGATGGTCACCCCCCAGACGACCCGCTCCGAGCTGGAAGCCAACTATCGTCGCCTCCTGGAGGAGTATGACCCGGACCGATGTCGGCGGGACCCGACCTTGCAGGACCTTCACACGATGGTCGTCGCCATCCAGGACGCCGTCCGACAGGCCTACGAGCAGGTCGTCCCGACGGTTCCCGAAGAAGCGACGCCCCCGCCGACGCACGCCCCGTCCCCGGCCTCGACGCCCCCCGAGGGTCTGGACCCCCGGACCCTGCGGTACTGGAAGCTGAAGGACCAGGCCACGGGGGAAGCCCCGTCCTCCCGGCCGGGCCCGGCCGGGACTCCGCCGCCCCGGTCGGTCCCGAAGACGCCGCAAGAGATCGCCCGCTTCCTGCGGCTTCAGGCCCTGGACTACATCCGCGCCGGCGACAACTGGCAGGCCGCCCGGGCCTTGGAAAATGCCATCCGGCTCCAGCCGAATGATGCCGAACTTTACTTTTTGCTCGGGACCGTCTACGAGAAGCACCCCCGGCTCCATGCCCGGGCCGCCCAGGCCTATACGAAGGCCGTAGAACTCGAACCCGACAACGTTCAGTACATGTTCCATCTGGCCGTCCTGCTTTACCAAAACGGCCAGTTTCTCCGGGCCGCCCGCTACCTCGAACGGCTGGCGACCCTGGACCCCCTCAATGTGAGGGCCCATGAGCTCCTGGCCGACGTCCGTCGACGCTTGGCTCGGGGGCAGGGAGAGGATGAAGCTTGA